CCATTAAGTATTTTTGCACCTGCACCAATATCTACATGTCCACCTATTTTGACATTGGCGGTTATGGTCACTTGTTGTAAGATTAAACAGTTTGGTCCGATAGATGCGGTATGATTAATAACAACGCCATTGGGATGGGTAATCATTAACCCTCCTGCTATGTTGGAATTAAGAGGGATTTCAGCACCGGTAACAATACTCCAAAAATGATGCTCAACTACGTTGATTTTGCTAATCATTTTGCCGATAATTCCCCATTGCTTTTGCCATTTTTGGTGCTCTCGAATAGATTTGAGGAGTTGACGTTGAGGATTCCACCAACGCAGTAACTTCTCTCTACTCCAATCAGGCTCTGTAGCTGAAATTTCTTTAGTCATTTTTGTTTAATAATTAAGATCTAGTTAAAATTTATACTATATTTTAAGCAAATAATTGACTATGATCCCAAAAC
This genomic window from Gloeocapsa sp. DLM2.Bin57 contains:
- a CDS encoding serine acetyltransferase; translated protein: MTKEISATEPDWSREKLLRWWNPQRQLLKSIREHQKWQKQWGIIGKMISKINVVEHHFWSIVTGAEIPLNSNIAGGLMITHPNGVVINHTASIGPNCLILQQVTITANVKIGGHVDIGAGAKILNGVTIGNHAKIGANAVVLCDVPDGATAVGVPARIIIKENKLF